AAAGTGGTGATGATGGTGGTGATGGTGATGATGGGATGTAATAGTGGGGTAGTAGAAGAGAGTAGAGAGAATAGGTTTTTAAAGTCTTTGGTGGGATTGAGTAATGAATTTTTAAATGTTTTCACTTCATTTGGGGAAATGGTAGGGAGTGTATTGGGATTGAATTTGGAAAGTAAGAAATCGGATGTGGGTAAGTATTTTAAGACAGTGCAGGATACTGTAGAAGGAGTTAAAACAGGACTTAATAAGATTGTTGCTGATATGAGGGAAGAAAAGAATCCTAATGCTGAGGCTACAGCTACTGCAGTGAAAACGTTAGTTGAGAGTAAGCTTGATAAGATAATAGAAGGAGCAAAGACAGCAAGTGAGGCAATTGGTACTGATAACGACCCAATTGCTAATATTGGTGTTCAGGGTAGTGCTGGTGCTGCTGTTCAAGACAATTCAGTTAAGTCTCTTATTGAAGGGCTTGACAAGATTGTAGGTGTGGTACTTAAAGATAAAGGAAATCCTACTGCTGGGAATGATAAAAAAGCCGAAGATAATACTACTGCAAGAGCTAATAATGGTGATGATGCAGGTAAATTATTTGCTGGTGATAATGCCGGTGCTAATGCGAATGCAAATAAAGCAGCAGCTGATGCTGCTAAGGCTGTTGGGGCAGTAATCGGTGCTGATATATTAAAAGCTATTGTTAAAGGTGATAGTGGTAAAGCTGTTCTTTTAGCGAAGAATACTGCCAATAATAATGCTGTTGCTGATGCAGCTAATGCTACAGA
The sequence above is drawn from the Borrelia hispanica CRI genome and encodes:
- a CDS encoding variable large family protein, with protein sequence MMVVMVMMGCNSGVVEESRENRFLKSLVGLSNEFLNVFTSFGEMVGSVLGLNLESKKSDVGKYFKTVQDTVEGVKTGLNKIVADMREEKNPNAEATATAVKTLVESKLDKIIEGAKTASEAIGTDNDPIANIGVQGSAGAAVQDNSVKSLIEGLDKIVGVVLKDKGNPTAGNDKKAEDNTTARANNGDDAGKLFAGDNAGANANANKAAADAAKAVGAVIGADILKAIVKGDSGKAVLLAKNTANNNAVADAANATDASVAGAVALRAMAKGGKFANSSNTDIATSVKAAAVSAVTKVLDTLTIAIRKTIDAGLKEVKGAMKINVNEPAVITESKN